A genomic stretch from Edaphobacter aggregans includes:
- a CDS encoding M13 family metallopeptidase: protein MVFKYVASLLALSGTMCLGQSLVATESTAGPKLEPKKPVSLDLSAIDTTADPCTDFYQYACGNWKKNNPIPADQTRWGRFNELAERNNYLLYNDLKAAADNPKTPLQKKYGDYFAACMNVDLADKLGAKPIEPALNAIAAWNDKKKLASLMDKTENSFALGYFFNFGSGQDQKDSTQQIGDLDQAGLGLPDRDYYLNQDERSKTIRTQYEAHVTKMFVLLGDTPEKAAEEAKNVLTIETELAQGSMSRVDRRTPANVYHIMTIDQLQELTPDFDWKVYMAAKKESGLKSVNVSTPGFFKAFNEQLDKQDINALKSYMRWHTVHRFAPGLSEPFVQENFNFYAATLAGQKEQTPRWKRCTTLTDRALGEAVGQDWVARNFPPAAKDNMEKLVAALEKAMNEDIKQLDWMSDETKVEAKKKLDAFRQKIGYPDKWRDYSSLTIKRDDPVGNVMRVTEFNDHRSLAKIGKPVDEKEWGMTPPTVNAYYNPGMNDINFPAGILQPPFYDFKIDPAVNFGGIGVVIGHEMTHGFDDQGSQYDPQGNVRSWWTPEDKKKFDERTGCEVKEYGSFEVAPGQTLNGKLTLGENTADNGGLHIAFAALQEVLAKQGVDPSTKIDGYTPAQRFFLGFGQVWCENQTEQVARLRAKTDPHSSGQWRTNGSVQNFEEFGKAFGCKVGQPMMPANACRVW, encoded by the coding sequence ATGGTTTTCAAGTATGTCGCTTCATTGTTGGCGCTATCCGGCACGATGTGTCTAGGGCAGTCGCTTGTCGCAACCGAAAGCACGGCCGGTCCAAAATTAGAGCCGAAGAAGCCGGTCAGCCTCGATCTTTCCGCGATCGACACGACCGCAGACCCCTGCACGGACTTCTACCAATACGCCTGCGGTAACTGGAAGAAGAACAATCCCATTCCAGCCGACCAGACGCGCTGGGGCCGCTTCAACGAGCTGGCCGAGCGGAACAACTATCTGCTCTACAACGACCTGAAGGCCGCCGCCGACAATCCGAAGACCCCGCTCCAGAAGAAGTATGGAGACTACTTTGCCGCCTGCATGAACGTGGATCTGGCCGACAAGCTCGGAGCCAAGCCCATCGAGCCCGCGCTCAACGCCATCGCCGCCTGGAACGACAAGAAGAAGCTCGCATCGTTGATGGATAAGACGGAAAACAGCTTCGCGCTGGGTTACTTCTTCAACTTTGGCTCAGGACAGGACCAGAAGGACTCGACCCAGCAGATCGGCGATCTCGACCAGGCGGGCCTCGGGCTACCTGACCGCGACTACTACCTGAATCAGGATGAGCGCTCGAAGACGATCCGCACCCAGTACGAAGCGCATGTAACGAAGATGTTCGTACTCCTCGGCGATACACCGGAGAAAGCGGCTGAAGAAGCAAAGAACGTGCTGACCATCGAGACCGAGCTCGCGCAGGGCTCCATGTCGCGCGTGGATCGCCGCACACCAGCCAACGTCTACCACATCATGACGATCGACCAGTTGCAGGAGCTGACTCCGGACTTCGACTGGAAGGTCTACATGGCTGCCAAAAAAGAGAGCGGCCTCAAGTCCGTGAACGTCAGCACCCCAGGCTTCTTCAAAGCCTTCAATGAGCAACTGGACAAGCAGGACATCAACGCCCTCAAGAGCTACATGCGCTGGCACACAGTGCATCGCTTCGCCCCCGGTCTCAGCGAGCCGTTCGTTCAGGAAAACTTCAACTTCTATGCAGCTACACTCGCCGGCCAGAAAGAACAGACCCCGCGCTGGAAGCGGTGCACAACACTGACCGATCGCGCGCTTGGCGAGGCAGTCGGGCAGGACTGGGTTGCCAGAAACTTCCCTCCTGCAGCCAAAGACAACATGGAAAAGCTCGTTGCCGCACTCGAAAAGGCAATGAACGAGGACATCAAGCAGCTTGACTGGATGAGCGATGAGACCAAGGTCGAGGCGAAGAAGAAGCTCGACGCCTTCCGCCAGAAGATCGGCTATCCGGACAAGTGGCGCGACTATTCTTCACTGACGATCAAGCGTGACGACCCCGTGGGCAACGTCATGCGCGTGACGGAGTTCAACGATCACCGCAGCCTCGCGAAGATCGGCAAGCCGGTCGACGAGAAGGAATGGGGCATGACGCCGCCGACGGTCAACGCGTACTACAACCCCGGCATGAACGACATCAACTTCCCGGCCGGTATCCTGCAGCCACCGTTCTACGACTTCAAAATTGATCCGGCTGTGAACTTCGGCGGCATCGGCGTGGTCATCGGCCACGAGATGACGCACGGCTTCGACGACCAGGGCAGCCAGTACGATCCGCAAGGCAACGTACGCAGCTGGTGGACACCCGAAGACAAGAAGAAGTTCGACGAACGCACAGGCTGCGAAGTCAAAGAGTACGGCAGCTTCGAGGTCGCTCCGGGCCAGACGTTGAACGGCAAGCTGACGCTGGGCGAAAACACCGCCGACAACGGCGGCCTGCACATCGCCTTCGCCGCACTGCAGGAGGTGCTCGCCAAGCAGGGAGTCGATCCTTCGACAAAGATCGATGGCTACACGCCGGCGCAGCGCTTCTTCCTCGGCTTCGGTCAGGTGTGGTGCGAAAACCAAACCGAACAGGTAGCGCGGCTGCGGGCTAAGACTGATCCGCACTCGAGCGGCCAGTGGCGCACCAACGGAAGCGTGCAGAACTTCGAAGAGTTCGGCAAGGCCTTCGGATGCAAAGTCGGTCAGCCGATGATGCCGGCAAACGCCTGCCGCGTCTGGTAA